Within the Candidatus Thermoplasmatota archaeon genome, the region TCTCGGTGCCCGAGTTCGTGAAGAACACCTTCTTCGCGAAGGCGCCGAGAAGCTCGCCCGCATCGCGCCCGGCGAGGAGCTCGTATCCGGGCCACGCCTTGTCCTGCGGGTCGAAGAAGACCTCGGCCTCCATCTGCGAGAACTCGCGCAGGCGCAGCATGGCCTGGCGCGGGCTGATCTCGTTGCGGTACGCGCGCCCGATCTGCACGGCGCCAAACGGCAGCGTCTGTCGGAAGTGCTGCAGGAGCCATGGGAAGTCCATGAACATGCCCTGCGCCGTCTCGGGCCGAAGGTAGCCCGCGCGCGCCGAGCCCGGGCCCACTTGGGTCTTGAACATGAGGTTGAAGGAGGAAATCTTGGCGCGGCGGACGTCCAGCTCTTTTCCGCAGGCGACGCACCGGACGGCGTCCTTGTGCACGGGCTTGCCCTGCGCCGAAACGGTGAGGAGCGCCCCGCGGTAGGCGACCTGGACGCCGCCTTCCTCCGCGGTGAATTCGCCCGCGGCCAAAAGCTCGCGAATGTTCTGGGGGGATGGGTCCTTGTCCGCCGAAAGCTGTTGGAGCTCGAGCGCGCGACCGAACGCCTGCACGAGCGCGCCGGCCTTGTGCTTGACTAAAATGGGCTCGATCGCGCGGCCGATGCGCGAAAGCTCGCCGCGCACGAGATGGTCGCCGCGCATGCCCGCCCCGCACTCCGGGCACTCCACCACCGTATCCGCAAACTTCTCCAAGTGTCCGCTCGCGCGGAAGACCTGCTCGGGCGAGATCGTGGGACACTCGATCTCGGCCATGCCTTCGCGCAGCACGTAGAACCTGCGCCACAGCTGCTGAAGGTTGTTCTTCATCGCGGCGCCCATCGGGCCGTAGTCGTAGAAGCCGGCCACGCCGCCGTAGATCTCGTACGAGGGCGCGACGAACCCGCGGCGCTTGGCGAGCGCCATGAGTTCCTCATGCACGTCCTTTCGCTCGTTTGGGGCGGGCGCGCCTGGCATGGCCAAGCGCGCACGACGTAGCGCGCGGGCTTTAAGGCTTCGGTTGCCGCCCTCATCGATTCCCCGCGACGTTCGACGAACGGCTGCGGCGATTTGCAGCGTATCGCCCGACCGTCGGCAAAAAGACCGCAATGACCTTGCGACGTCCGCCATGCCAGCGAAAGGACCAAATCGTACGTCGCGCGTTTGGGGTCGTGGACCCGGCCTCCGAGCAGGCGTTGCTGGACGAATTGCCGGCGGCGTTTGTGGCCGCCGATGACGAGGGGCGGATCCGCTTCATGAGCGAGCCTGCGTGTCGCATCCTCGGTTGGGCGCCCGGCGCCGCGCTGGGCCGGCCGCTCACGGATCTCATGCCCGAGCGGATGCGTTTGCGTCACCTGCAGGGATTCGCGCGGTTCCGGAAGACGAGGCAGAGCCGCCTGCTTGGACGACCCGTGCGCGTGCCCGCGTTGCGGTCGGACGGCACCGAGATCCTCGTGGACGTGCGCATCCGGCTCTTCCGTCGCCCGGATGGAAGCCACCTCGTCCTGGCCGGCGTGCAGGAGGCCGACATGGGAAGCGGCGAGCGCGAGGTGCTCCACTTGGAACAGGCTCTTCGCGAGCGGCTGTACGAGCCCGTGTGAGCCGCGGCCCTACGCCTCGGCCCGCATGAGGTCGAGGTCGGTGATGATGCCGACGAGCCGGTCCTCGGTGTCCACGATCGGCAGCTGGTTGATCTTGTAGCGGCGCATCTTCTTGGCCGCCTCGCTGACCGAGGTCCGCAGGAAGACCGTCTGGATGTCCCGCACCATGACGTCCTTCACGGGCGCGCTTGGGATCTCGATCTTGCTGTTGGCAAGGTACAGCGGCATGACGGTGCGGAAGCCGTCCCAGTTCTCCTCGTCGAGGCCGAGCTTCCCCTTCTTCACGAGGTCCTCGACCTGGCTCTTCTTGAAGAGGTCGCTGTCGGCGACGATGCCCACGAGGGCCCCCTTGTCGTCCAGGATCGGAACGG harbors:
- the glyS gene encoding glycine--tRNA ligase; this encodes MPGAPAPNERKDVHEELMALAKRRGFVAPSYEIYGGVAGFYDYGPMGAAMKNNLQQLWRRFYVLREGMAEIECPTISPEQVFRASGHLEKFADTVVECPECGAGMRGDHLVRGELSRIGRAIEPILVKHKAGALVQAFGRALELQQLSADKDPSPQNIRELLAAGEFTAEEGGVQVAYRGALLTVSAQGKPVHKDAVRCVACGKELDVRRAKISSFNLMFKTQVGPGSARAGYLRPETAQGMFMDFPWLLQHFRQTLPFGAVQIGRAYRNEISPRQAMLRLREFSQMEAEVFFDPQDKAWPGYELLAGRDAGELLGAFAKKVFFTNSGTE
- a CDS encoding PAS domain-containing protein, producing the protein MDPASEQALLDELPAAFVAADDEGRIRFMSEPACRILGWAPGAALGRPLTDLMPERMRLRHLQGFARFRKTRQSRLLGRPVRVPALRSDGTEILVDVRIRLFRRPDGSHLVLAGVQEADMGSGEREVLHLEQALRERLYEPV